One segment of Oncorhynchus keta strain PuntledgeMale-10-30-2019 unplaced genomic scaffold, Oket_V2 Un_contig_4274_pilon_pilon, whole genome shotgun sequence DNA contains the following:
- the cax1 gene encoding cation/H+ exchanger protein 1 isoform X1: protein MSHIKAPIVDMERRRRRSTAESSDTQWDHDPRVYRRTSQCDRLCVDIGSHVAETPSPDVSHQYTPKCLSAHKGCTTPCHHGEEVWQDGSSLRTTIRAENEVEANKLANNYRFGFRKWKSHVTERPIEDRSDIVRELYSELNFVRPQGSLITCGNTAYLILFGWWISLAYLLVCVLMFLTIIGVPYGKLCWKLSCYFLWPFGKSILKPRSLVRRCCVKFPHCEAIPEESDSKEVKESTPLLMPPSVPIEVPPQRTRYWCRVSTYVWLLLGYPLLGLIHSLACFLSWILVFTIPVAKMNARTLAFILLMPPEDVHIHRLKKPQGCDSQVLLCCYHAFNWYYYKYTLDGINVFAVNLLPLVITTLVVGYVDTENQFVSSEAKFVAAVSSIIPLSYYIGMGIASISAQSNFAVGAVVNATFGSITEMTFYITALLRGHKAGTKCYEEIVKAALTGTLLGCILFIPGISMIIGGFKHREQRFNSRSAGVSSALLFISVGGVFAPTLFSKAYGSLVCAGCSSSQANTSGPFTCMDCHYDMSGSNEPLYLRHIEPLVYTISVLLPSAYLIGLIFTLKTHSHIYDIQVSDVHDHHQGQCPLGGASGGHGTVHWSRLRALSVLIMATLLMAACADLTTEHIKPILDHSAISQYFIGVTVLAMVPEIPEIFNGIQFALQNNISLSLEVGNCIAVQVCMIQIPLLILFNTFYDVGFVLLFSDLHLWASIFSVIVVNYIFMDGKSDYFQGTALVVVYLILLALYFFAPSPHAC, encoded by the exons ATGTCTCACATTAAAGCTCCTATTGTTGATATGGAGAGGCGTAGGCGGAGGTCCACGGCTGAAAGTTCAG ATACCCAATGGGACCATGACCCCAGGGTCTACCGCCGTACATCCCAGtgtgacagactgtgtgtggacaTTGGCAGTCATGTGGCCGAGACCCCCTCCCCAGATGTCTCCCATCAATACACCCCCAAATGTTTGTCTGCACACAAAG GATGCACCACTCCTTGTCACCATGGGGAAGAGGTTTGGCAGGATGGCTCGAGCTTGAGGACCACCATCCGAGCAGAGAATGAAGTAGAGGCAAACAAACTGGCCAACAACTACAGG TTTGGCTTCAGAAAGTGGAAGAGTCACGTGACTGAGAGGCCCATCGAGGACAGGTCGGACATTGTGAGGGAGCTGTACTCAGAGCTGAACTTTGTCAGACCCCAAG GTTCATTGATCACTTGTGGAAACACAGCATACTTGATTTTATTTGGATGGTGGATCTCTTTAGCCTACCTCTTGGTCTGTGTCCTAATGTTTCTGACCATCATTGGAGTTCCCTATG GGAAGCTGTGTTGGAAGTTATCATGCTACTTTCTGTGGCCCTTTGGGAAGTCCATACTAAAG CCCAGAAGCCTGGTCAGGCGATGCTGTGTGAAGTTCCCTCACTGTGAGGCCATCCCAGAGGAATCTGACTCAAAGGAGGTGAAGGAATCTACACCCCTGCTCATGCCCCCTTCTGTCCCCATCGAGGTCCCCCCACAACGGACGCGTTACTGG TGTCGTGTCAGTACCTATGTGTGGTTGTTGCTAGGCTACCCTCTCCTGGGGCTGATCCACAGCCTGGCCTGCTTCCTCTCCTGGATCCTGGTCTTCACCATCCCTGTGGCCAAGATGAATGCCCGCACCCTGGCCTTCATCCTCCTCATGCCCCCTGAGGACGTCCACATCCACCGGCTGAAAAAG CCACAAGGGTGTGATAGCCAAGTACTTCTCTGTTGCTACCACGCCTTCAACTGGTACTACTACAAATACACCTTGGACGGAATCAATGTGTTCGCTGTCA ACCTGCTGCCCCTGGTCATCACAACCCTGGTGGTCGGCTACGTGGACACAGAGAACCAGTTTGTCAGCTCAGAGGCCAAGTTCGTCGCTGCCGTCAGCTCCATCATCCCACTGTCCTATTACATTGGCATGGGCATCGCCAG TATCTCAGCCCAGAGTAACTTTGCGGTGGGAGCAGTGGTGAACGCTACGTTTGGCTCCATCACAGAGATGACCTTCTACATCACTGCCCTGTTGAGGGGTCACAAGGCTGGCACCAAGTGCTATGAGGAGATCGTCAAGGCTGCTCTCACTGGAACCCTGCTGGGCTGTATTCTCTTTATCCCA GGTATCAGCATGATCATCGGGGGCTTTAAACACAGGGAGCAGAGGTTCAACAGCCGCTCTGCAGGGGTCAGCTCAGCCCTGCTCTTCATATCAGTAGGAG GCGTATTTGCCCCAACCCTGTTCTCCAAGGCCTACGGTAGCCTGGTGTGTGCGGGCTGCTCCAGCTCTCAAGCCAACACCAGCGGGCCCTTTACCTGTATGGACTGCCACTATGACATG AGTGGAAGTAACGAGCCCTTATATCTCAGACATATTGA GCCTCTGGTATACACCATCTCCGTGTTGCTGCCCTCCGCCTACCTGATTGGCCTCATCTTCACCCTGAAGACCCACTCCCACATCTACGACATCCAAGTCAGTGACGTGCACGATCACCACCAGGGTCAGTGCCCTCTGGGGGGCGCCAGCG gtggtcACGGTACTGTCCACTGGTCCAGGTTGAGGGCTCTGTCTGTGCTGATCATGGCCACGCTGCTAATGGCTGCCTGTGCCGACCTCACCACGGAGCACATCAAACCCATCCTCGACCACTCCGCCATCTCCCAG TATTTCATCGGCGTGACGGTGTTGGCGATGGTGCCGGAAATTCCCGAGATCTTCAACGGAATCCAGTTTGCCCTGCAGAATAACATCAGCCTCAG CTTGGAGGTGGGAAACTGCATAGCAGTGCAAGTCTGCATGATTCAGATTCCCTTACTCATCTTGTTCAACACTTTTTAT GATGTGGGATTCGTGCTCCTGTTCAGTGACTTGCATCTTTGGGCCAGCATCTTTAGTGTGATTGTGGTCAACTACATTTTCATGGATGGCAAGTCTGACTACTTTCAGG GGACTGCTTTGGTGGTGGTTTACCTCATTCTACTGGCGCTGTACTTTTTCGCCCCATCACCCCACGCCTGTTGA
- the cax1 gene encoding cation/H+ exchanger protein 1 isoform X2, whose translation MSHIKAPIVDMERRRRRSTAESSDTQWDHDPRVYRRTSQCDRLCVDIGSHVAETPSPDVSHQYTPKCLSAHKGCTTPCHHGEEVWQDGSSLRTTIRAENEVEANKLANNYRFGFRKWKSHVTERPIEDRSDIVRELYSELNFVRPQGSLITCGNTAYLILFGWWISLAYLLVCVLMFLTIIGVPYGKLCWKLSCYFLWPFGKSILKPRSLVRRCCVKFPHCEAIPEESDSKEVKESTPLLMPPSVPIEVPPQRTRYWCRVSTYVWLLLGYPLLGLIHSLACFLSWILVFTIPVAKMNARTLAFILLMPPEDVHIHRLKKPQGCDSQVLLCCYHAFNWYYYKYTLDGINVFAVNLLPLVITTLVVGYVDTENQFVSSEAKFVAAVSSIIPLSYYIGMGIASISAQSNFAVGAVVNATFGSITEMTFYITALLRGHKAGTKCYEEIVKAALTGTLLGCILFIPGISMIIGGFKHREQRFNSRSAGVSSALLFISVGGVFAPTLFSKAYGSLVCAGCSSSQANTSGPFTCMDCHYDMSGSNEPLYLRHIEPLVYTISVLLPSAYLIGLIFTLKTHSHIYDIQVSDVHDHHQGGHGTVHWSRLRALSVLIMATLLMAACADLTTEHIKPILDHSAISQYFIGVTVLAMVPEIPEIFNGIQFALQNNISLSLEVGNCIAVQVCMIQIPLLILFNTFYDVGFVLLFSDLHLWASIFSVIVVNYIFMDGKSDYFQGTALVVVYLILLALYFFAPSPHAC comes from the exons ATGTCTCACATTAAAGCTCCTATTGTTGATATGGAGAGGCGTAGGCGGAGGTCCACGGCTGAAAGTTCAG ATACCCAATGGGACCATGACCCCAGGGTCTACCGCCGTACATCCCAGtgtgacagactgtgtgtggacaTTGGCAGTCATGTGGCCGAGACCCCCTCCCCAGATGTCTCCCATCAATACACCCCCAAATGTTTGTCTGCACACAAAG GATGCACCACTCCTTGTCACCATGGGGAAGAGGTTTGGCAGGATGGCTCGAGCTTGAGGACCACCATCCGAGCAGAGAATGAAGTAGAGGCAAACAAACTGGCCAACAACTACAGG TTTGGCTTCAGAAAGTGGAAGAGTCACGTGACTGAGAGGCCCATCGAGGACAGGTCGGACATTGTGAGGGAGCTGTACTCAGAGCTGAACTTTGTCAGACCCCAAG GTTCATTGATCACTTGTGGAAACACAGCATACTTGATTTTATTTGGATGGTGGATCTCTTTAGCCTACCTCTTGGTCTGTGTCCTAATGTTTCTGACCATCATTGGAGTTCCCTATG GGAAGCTGTGTTGGAAGTTATCATGCTACTTTCTGTGGCCCTTTGGGAAGTCCATACTAAAG CCCAGAAGCCTGGTCAGGCGATGCTGTGTGAAGTTCCCTCACTGTGAGGCCATCCCAGAGGAATCTGACTCAAAGGAGGTGAAGGAATCTACACCCCTGCTCATGCCCCCTTCTGTCCCCATCGAGGTCCCCCCACAACGGACGCGTTACTGG TGTCGTGTCAGTACCTATGTGTGGTTGTTGCTAGGCTACCCTCTCCTGGGGCTGATCCACAGCCTGGCCTGCTTCCTCTCCTGGATCCTGGTCTTCACCATCCCTGTGGCCAAGATGAATGCCCGCACCCTGGCCTTCATCCTCCTCATGCCCCCTGAGGACGTCCACATCCACCGGCTGAAAAAG CCACAAGGGTGTGATAGCCAAGTACTTCTCTGTTGCTACCACGCCTTCAACTGGTACTACTACAAATACACCTTGGACGGAATCAATGTGTTCGCTGTCA ACCTGCTGCCCCTGGTCATCACAACCCTGGTGGTCGGCTACGTGGACACAGAGAACCAGTTTGTCAGCTCAGAGGCCAAGTTCGTCGCTGCCGTCAGCTCCATCATCCCACTGTCCTATTACATTGGCATGGGCATCGCCAG TATCTCAGCCCAGAGTAACTTTGCGGTGGGAGCAGTGGTGAACGCTACGTTTGGCTCCATCACAGAGATGACCTTCTACATCACTGCCCTGTTGAGGGGTCACAAGGCTGGCACCAAGTGCTATGAGGAGATCGTCAAGGCTGCTCTCACTGGAACCCTGCTGGGCTGTATTCTCTTTATCCCA GGTATCAGCATGATCATCGGGGGCTTTAAACACAGGGAGCAGAGGTTCAACAGCCGCTCTGCAGGGGTCAGCTCAGCCCTGCTCTTCATATCAGTAGGAG GCGTATTTGCCCCAACCCTGTTCTCCAAGGCCTACGGTAGCCTGGTGTGTGCGGGCTGCTCCAGCTCTCAAGCCAACACCAGCGGGCCCTTTACCTGTATGGACTGCCACTATGACATG AGTGGAAGTAACGAGCCCTTATATCTCAGACATATTGA GCCTCTGGTATACACCATCTCCGTGTTGCTGCCCTCCGCCTACCTGATTGGCCTCATCTTCACCCTGAAGACCCACTCCCACATCTACGACATCCAAGTCAGTGACGTGCACGATCACCACCAGG gtggtcACGGTACTGTCCACTGGTCCAGGTTGAGGGCTCTGTCTGTGCTGATCATGGCCACGCTGCTAATGGCTGCCTGTGCCGACCTCACCACGGAGCACATCAAACCCATCCTCGACCACTCCGCCATCTCCCAG TATTTCATCGGCGTGACGGTGTTGGCGATGGTGCCGGAAATTCCCGAGATCTTCAACGGAATCCAGTTTGCCCTGCAGAATAACATCAGCCTCAG CTTGGAGGTGGGAAACTGCATAGCAGTGCAAGTCTGCATGATTCAGATTCCCTTACTCATCTTGTTCAACACTTTTTAT GATGTGGGATTCGTGCTCCTGTTCAGTGACTTGCATCTTTGGGCCAGCATCTTTAGTGTGATTGTGGTCAACTACATTTTCATGGATGGCAAGTCTGACTACTTTCAGG GGACTGCTTTGGTGGTGGTTTACCTCATTCTACTGGCGCTGTACTTTTTCGCCCCATCACCCCACGCCTGTTGA
- the klhdc10 gene encoding kelch domain-containing protein 10 — translation MSAAEGNRSSEQLNKFEKLTVRPPVRVAGLHMPPARSGHRCVADNTNLYVFGGYNPDYDESGGQENEDYPLFRELWRYHFATGTWQQIRTEGYMPTELASMSAVLHGNNLLVFGGTGIPFGENNGNDVHVCNVKYKRWSLLNCRGKKPNRIYGQAMAIINSFLYVFGGTTGYIYSTDLHRLDLNTREWIHLKPNNPPDDLPEERYRHEIAHDRQRIYILGGGTSWTSYPLDKIHAYNLETNSWEEISTKPHDKIGYPAPRRCHSCVQIRNDVFLCGGYNGEVIVADLWKINLQTFQWTKLPAVMPEPAYFHCAAVTPAGCMYIHGGVVNIHENKRTGSLFKIWLAVPSLLELCWERLLKAHPQLAQLPTMQLLHLGLTQELIERLK, via the exons ATGTCGGCCGCAGAAGGCAATCGCAGTTCGGAACAACTGAATAAATTCGAGAAACTGACAGTGAGGCCTCCAGTCAGAGTAGCAG GTCTCCATATGCCCCCAGCTCGGAGCGGGCATCGCTGCGTGGCAGACAACACCAACCTGTACGTGTTCGGGGGGTACAACCCGGACTATGATGAGTCGGGCGGCCAGGAGAACGAGGACTACCCGCTGTTCAGGGAGCTGTGGAGGTACCACTTTGCCACGGGCACCTGGCAGCAGATCCGTACAGAGGGCTACATGCCCACCGAGCTGGCCTCCATGTCAG CTGTTTTACATGGAAACAATCTGCTGGTGTTCGGTGGCACTGGGATTCCCTTTGGGGAAAACAACGGGAATGATGTCCACGTCTGCAACGTCAAGTACAAGCGGTGGTCGCTGCTCAACTGCCGAGGGAAGAAGCCCAACCGAATCTACGGACAG GCGATGGCCATCATTAACAGCTTCCTGTATGTGTTTGGGGGTACGACGGGTTACATCTACAGCACAGACCTGCACAGACTGGACCTGAACACCAGAGAGTGGATCCACCTCAAACCCAACAACCCACCAGACGACCTGCCTGAGGAACG GTACAGACATGAAATAGCACACGACCGTCAGAGGATATACATCCTGGGAGGAGGGACTTCCTGGACCTCCTATCCTCTGGACAAG ATACATGCGTACAACCTGGAGACAAATTCCTGGGAGGAGATATCAACCAAGCCTCATGATAAAATAG GGTACCCTGCTCCCAGGAGATGTCACAGCTGTGTGCAGATACGGAACG atgtgtttctatgtggaggTTACAACGGTGAAGTCATTGTGGCTGATCTGTGGAAGATCAACCTGCAGACGTTCCAGTGGACCAAGCTCCCAGCAGTGATGCCTGAGCCAGCCTATTTCCACTGTGCTGCTGTGACCCCG GCTGGCTGCATGTACATCCACGGTGGTGTGGTGAACATCCACGAGAACAAGCGGACTGGCTCCCTGTTTAAGATCTGGCTGGCAGTGCCCAGCCTACTGGAGCTGTGCTGGGAGCGTCTGCTCAAGGCCCACCCCCAGCTGGCTCAGTTACCCACCATGCAGCTCCTCCACCTGGGCCTCACACAGGAACTCATTGAGCGCTTGAAATAA